Proteins encoded together in one Lathyrus oleraceus cultivar Zhongwan6 chromosome 5, CAAS_Psat_ZW6_1.0, whole genome shotgun sequence window:
- the LOC127083315 gene encoding uncharacterized membrane protein At3g27390 isoform X1, whose translation MDSSAGLLTKLWSFISFLPFFFLLFILGITKATLIGPIAFAIMLVGNSSVIIGLWTAHVVWTYYCVARTKRFGLAFKVVVLICLPLPLLLCPVLGIVGSILGGIGYGFFAPLFATFEAVGENFKDKIYHCCIDGSWSTIKTSCTVVEDVTDFCFHSYFSYMDELRENLPPQEKPFDIRLSLLPCCLLVTLVGVPLDVVLITSIAIWKSPYMLFRGWKRLLEDLIGRKGPFLETECVPFAGLAIILWPLAVIGAVLAATIFSIFLGLYSGVVVHQEDSTQMGFAYIVSVVSLFDEYVNDLLFLREGSCLPRPAYRKNMRHALEKRNHEGSDHNLKNWRDSSQNLEHTLQQTRSMKWKIHHYKPVQIWDWLFKSCEVNGRIVLRDGLISVKEIEECISKGNCKILSTKLPAWSLLQCLLTSAKSNSDGLIISDDVELTKMNGPKDKVFEWFIGPLLVMKDQVKNLELQESEETCLKELVMRCKNDIPEDWDGTGFPSDDNVRRAQLQAIIRRLLGIVASMSRMPTFRRRFRNLVKVLYIEGLQASASAKESNNIDEP comes from the exons ATGGATTCTTCTGCAGGTTTACTCACCAAATTGTGGAGCTTTATATCTTTCCTCCCTTTCTTCTTCTTGCTCTTTATACTTGGTATCACTAAAG CTACATTGATAGGTCCAATTGCATTTGCTATTATGCTTGTtggaaattcatctgttataATTGGACTTTGGACAGCACATGTTGTTTGGACATACTACTGTGTGGCAAG AACAAAGAGATTTGGACTAGCTTTCAAGGTTGTGGTGTTGATATGTCTGCCTCTTCCTTTGTTACTCTGCCCAGTACTTGGTATTGTTGGTAGCATTTTAGGTGGAATTGGATATGGTTTTTTTGCTCCTCTTTTTGCAACTTTTGAGGCTGTTGGAGAGAATTTTAAAGACAAAATTTACCATTGCTGCATT GATGGTAGTTGGTCAACAATTAAAACGAGCTGCACTGTTGTTGAGGATGTGACAGACTTTTGCTTTCACTCCTATTTTTCATACATGGATGAACTAAGAGAAAATTTACCTCCTCAAGAAAAGCCATTTGATATCAG ATTGTCATTATTACCATGTTGCTTGTTGGTGACCTTGGTGGGTGTGCCCTTGGATGTGGTTTTAATCACATCTATTGCTATATGGAAAAGCCCTTACATGCTGTTTAGAGGATGGAAGAGACTATTAGAAGATTTGATTGGACGAAAAGGACCTTTCTTAGAAACCGAATGCGTTCCGTTTGCTGGTCTTGCGATCATCCTTTGGCCTTTGGCTGTTATAGGAGCTGTTTTAGCAGCTACAATTTTCAGCATTTTTCTTGGCCTATACAGTGGAGTTGTTGTCCATCAG GAGGACTCGACGCAGATGGGGTTTGCTTACATTGTGTCTGTGGTTTCACTTTTTGATGAATATGTGAATGATTTACTCTTCTTGAGAGAGGGTTCCTGCCTTCCCAG GCCAGCATACCGTAAAAACATGAGGCATGCACTCGAGAAGAGAAACCATGAAGGTAGTGATCATAATTTGAAAAACTGGAGAGATAGTTCACAAAATTTGGAACATACACTACAACAAACCAGAAGTATGAAGTGGAAAATTCATCACTACAAACCTGTGCAG ATATGGGACTGGCTTTTCAAGTCATGCGAGGTAAACGGAAGAATAGTCCTCCGCGACGGTCTTATAAGTGTGAAGGAGATTGAGGAATGCATTTCGAAAGGCAATTGCAAAATATTAAGCACCAAGTTACCAGCTTGGTCTTTGCTCCAATGTCTTCTAACATCAGCAAAATCAAATTCAGATGGGTTGATTATAT CTGATGATGTAGAGCTGACAAAGATGAACGGACCAAAGGATAAAGTGTTTGAGTGGTTTATTGGTCCTTTACTGGTGATGAAAGATCAAGTTAAGAACCTTGAGCTGCAAGAAAGTGAAGAAACTTGTTTGAAAGAACTTGTTATGAGATGCAAAAATGATATACCTGAGGACTGGGATGGCACTGGATTCCCATCTGATGACAATGTTAGAAGAGCACAGCTGCAAGCCATAATAAGAAG GTTGCTAGGGATTGTGGCTTCGATGTCGCGGATGCCAACTTTTCGAAGAAGATTTAGGAATCTAGTGAAGGTTTTGTATATAGAAGGATTGCAGGCAAGTGCTTCAGCTAAAGAAAGCAACAATATTGATGAACCTTAG
- the LOC127083315 gene encoding uncharacterized membrane protein At3g27390 isoform X4: MFRSYSIRPTLIGPIAFAIMLVGNSSVIIGLWTAHVVWTYYCVARTKRFGLAFKVVVLICLPLPLLLCPVLGIVGSILGGIGYGFFAPLFATFEAVGENFKDKIYHCCIDGSWSTIKTSCTVVEDVTDFCFHSYFSYMDELRENLPPQEKPFDIRLSLLPCCLLVTLVGVPLDVVLITSIAIWKSPYMLFRGWKRLLEDLIGRKGPFLETECVPFAGLAIILWPLAVIGAVLAATIFSIFLGLYSGVVVHQEDSTQMGFAYIVSVVSLFDEYVNDLLFLREGSCLPRPAYRKNMRHALEKRNHEGSDHNLKNWRDSSQNLEHTLQQTRSMKWKIHHYKPVQIWDWLFKSCEVNGRIVLRDGLISVKEIEECISKGNCKILSTKLPAWSLLQCLLTSAKSNSDGLIISDDVELTKMNGPKDKVFEWFIGPLLVMKDQVKNLELQESEETCLKELVMRCKNDIPEDWDGTGFPSDDNVRRAQLQAIIRRLLGIVASMSRMPTFRRRFRNLVKVLYIEGLQASASAKESNNIDEP, encoded by the exons ATGTTCAGGTCATATAGTATCCGAC CTACATTGATAGGTCCAATTGCATTTGCTATTATGCTTGTtggaaattcatctgttataATTGGACTTTGGACAGCACATGTTGTTTGGACATACTACTGTGTGGCAAG AACAAAGAGATTTGGACTAGCTTTCAAGGTTGTGGTGTTGATATGTCTGCCTCTTCCTTTGTTACTCTGCCCAGTACTTGGTATTGTTGGTAGCATTTTAGGTGGAATTGGATATGGTTTTTTTGCTCCTCTTTTTGCAACTTTTGAGGCTGTTGGAGAGAATTTTAAAGACAAAATTTACCATTGCTGCATT GATGGTAGTTGGTCAACAATTAAAACGAGCTGCACTGTTGTTGAGGATGTGACAGACTTTTGCTTTCACTCCTATTTTTCATACATGGATGAACTAAGAGAAAATTTACCTCCTCAAGAAAAGCCATTTGATATCAG ATTGTCATTATTACCATGTTGCTTGTTGGTGACCTTGGTGGGTGTGCCCTTGGATGTGGTTTTAATCACATCTATTGCTATATGGAAAAGCCCTTACATGCTGTTTAGAGGATGGAAGAGACTATTAGAAGATTTGATTGGACGAAAAGGACCTTTCTTAGAAACCGAATGCGTTCCGTTTGCTGGTCTTGCGATCATCCTTTGGCCTTTGGCTGTTATAGGAGCTGTTTTAGCAGCTACAATTTTCAGCATTTTTCTTGGCCTATACAGTGGAGTTGTTGTCCATCAG GAGGACTCGACGCAGATGGGGTTTGCTTACATTGTGTCTGTGGTTTCACTTTTTGATGAATATGTGAATGATTTACTCTTCTTGAGAGAGGGTTCCTGCCTTCCCAG GCCAGCATACCGTAAAAACATGAGGCATGCACTCGAGAAGAGAAACCATGAAGGTAGTGATCATAATTTGAAAAACTGGAGAGATAGTTCACAAAATTTGGAACATACACTACAACAAACCAGAAGTATGAAGTGGAAAATTCATCACTACAAACCTGTGCAG ATATGGGACTGGCTTTTCAAGTCATGCGAGGTAAACGGAAGAATAGTCCTCCGCGACGGTCTTATAAGTGTGAAGGAGATTGAGGAATGCATTTCGAAAGGCAATTGCAAAATATTAAGCACCAAGTTACCAGCTTGGTCTTTGCTCCAATGTCTTCTAACATCAGCAAAATCAAATTCAGATGGGTTGATTATAT CTGATGATGTAGAGCTGACAAAGATGAACGGACCAAAGGATAAAGTGTTTGAGTGGTTTATTGGTCCTTTACTGGTGATGAAAGATCAAGTTAAGAACCTTGAGCTGCAAGAAAGTGAAGAAACTTGTTTGAAAGAACTTGTTATGAGATGCAAAAATGATATACCTGAGGACTGGGATGGCACTGGATTCCCATCTGATGACAATGTTAGAAGAGCACAGCTGCAAGCCATAATAAGAAG GTTGCTAGGGATTGTGGCTTCGATGTCGCGGATGCCAACTTTTCGAAGAAGATTTAGGAATCTAGTGAAGGTTTTGTATATAGAAGGATTGCAGGCAAGTGCTTCAGCTAAAGAAAGCAACAATATTGATGAACCTTAG
- the LOC127083315 gene encoding uncharacterized membrane protein At3g27390 isoform X5 — MLVGNSSVIIGLWTAHVVWTYYCVARTKRFGLAFKVVVLICLPLPLLLCPVLGIVGSILGGIGYGFFAPLFATFEAVGENFKDKIYHCCIDGSWSTIKTSCTVVEDVTDFCFHSYFSYMDELRENLPPQEKPFDIRLSLLPCCLLVTLVGVPLDVVLITSIAIWKSPYMLFRGWKRLLEDLIGRKGPFLETECVPFAGLAIILWPLAVIGAVLAATIFSIFLGLYSGVVVHQEDSTQMGFAYIVSVVSLFDEYVNDLLFLREGSCLPRPAYRKNMRHALEKRNHEGSDHNLKNWRDSSQNLEHTLQQTRSMKWKIHHYKPVQIWDWLFKSCEVNGRIVLRDGLISVKEIEECISKGNCKILSTKLPAWSLLQCLLTSAKSNSDGLIISDDVELTKMNGPKDKVFEWFIGPLLVMKDQVKNLELQESEETCLKELVMRCKNDIPEDWDGTGFPSDDNVRRAQLQAIIRRLLGIVASMSRMPTFRRRFRNLVKVLYIEGLQASASAKESNNIDEP; from the exons ATGCTTGTtggaaattcatctgttataATTGGACTTTGGACAGCACATGTTGTTTGGACATACTACTGTGTGGCAAG AACAAAGAGATTTGGACTAGCTTTCAAGGTTGTGGTGTTGATATGTCTGCCTCTTCCTTTGTTACTCTGCCCAGTACTTGGTATTGTTGGTAGCATTTTAGGTGGAATTGGATATGGTTTTTTTGCTCCTCTTTTTGCAACTTTTGAGGCTGTTGGAGAGAATTTTAAAGACAAAATTTACCATTGCTGCATT GATGGTAGTTGGTCAACAATTAAAACGAGCTGCACTGTTGTTGAGGATGTGACAGACTTTTGCTTTCACTCCTATTTTTCATACATGGATGAACTAAGAGAAAATTTACCTCCTCAAGAAAAGCCATTTGATATCAG ATTGTCATTATTACCATGTTGCTTGTTGGTGACCTTGGTGGGTGTGCCCTTGGATGTGGTTTTAATCACATCTATTGCTATATGGAAAAGCCCTTACATGCTGTTTAGAGGATGGAAGAGACTATTAGAAGATTTGATTGGACGAAAAGGACCTTTCTTAGAAACCGAATGCGTTCCGTTTGCTGGTCTTGCGATCATCCTTTGGCCTTTGGCTGTTATAGGAGCTGTTTTAGCAGCTACAATTTTCAGCATTTTTCTTGGCCTATACAGTGGAGTTGTTGTCCATCAG GAGGACTCGACGCAGATGGGGTTTGCTTACATTGTGTCTGTGGTTTCACTTTTTGATGAATATGTGAATGATTTACTCTTCTTGAGAGAGGGTTCCTGCCTTCCCAG GCCAGCATACCGTAAAAACATGAGGCATGCACTCGAGAAGAGAAACCATGAAGGTAGTGATCATAATTTGAAAAACTGGAGAGATAGTTCACAAAATTTGGAACATACACTACAACAAACCAGAAGTATGAAGTGGAAAATTCATCACTACAAACCTGTGCAG ATATGGGACTGGCTTTTCAAGTCATGCGAGGTAAACGGAAGAATAGTCCTCCGCGACGGTCTTATAAGTGTGAAGGAGATTGAGGAATGCATTTCGAAAGGCAATTGCAAAATATTAAGCACCAAGTTACCAGCTTGGTCTTTGCTCCAATGTCTTCTAACATCAGCAAAATCAAATTCAGATGGGTTGATTATAT CTGATGATGTAGAGCTGACAAAGATGAACGGACCAAAGGATAAAGTGTTTGAGTGGTTTATTGGTCCTTTACTGGTGATGAAAGATCAAGTTAAGAACCTTGAGCTGCAAGAAAGTGAAGAAACTTGTTTGAAAGAACTTGTTATGAGATGCAAAAATGATATACCTGAGGACTGGGATGGCACTGGATTCCCATCTGATGACAATGTTAGAAGAGCACAGCTGCAAGCCATAATAAGAAG GTTGCTAGGGATTGTGGCTTCGATGTCGCGGATGCCAACTTTTCGAAGAAGATTTAGGAATCTAGTGAAGGTTTTGTATATAGAAGGATTGCAGGCAAGTGCTTCAGCTAAAGAAAGCAACAATATTGATGAACCTTAG
- the LOC127083315 gene encoding uncharacterized membrane protein At3g27390 isoform X2, producing MDSSAGLLTKLWSFISFLPFFFLLFILATLIGPIAFAIMLVGNSSVIIGLWTAHVVWTYYCVARTKRFGLAFKVVVLICLPLPLLLCPVLGIVGSILGGIGYGFFAPLFATFEAVGENFKDKIYHCCIDGSWSTIKTSCTVVEDVTDFCFHSYFSYMDELRENLPPQEKPFDIRLSLLPCCLLVTLVGVPLDVVLITSIAIWKSPYMLFRGWKRLLEDLIGRKGPFLETECVPFAGLAIILWPLAVIGAVLAATIFSIFLGLYSGVVVHQEDSTQMGFAYIVSVVSLFDEYVNDLLFLREGSCLPRPAYRKNMRHALEKRNHEGSDHNLKNWRDSSQNLEHTLQQTRSMKWKIHHYKPVQIWDWLFKSCEVNGRIVLRDGLISVKEIEECISKGNCKILSTKLPAWSLLQCLLTSAKSNSDGLIISDDVELTKMNGPKDKVFEWFIGPLLVMKDQVKNLELQESEETCLKELVMRCKNDIPEDWDGTGFPSDDNVRRAQLQAIIRRLLGIVASMSRMPTFRRRFRNLVKVLYIEGLQASASAKESNNIDEP from the exons ATGGATTCTTCTGCAGGTTTACTCACCAAATTGTGGAGCTTTATATCTTTCCTCCCTTTCTTCTTCTTGCTCTTTATACTTG CTACATTGATAGGTCCAATTGCATTTGCTATTATGCTTGTtggaaattcatctgttataATTGGACTTTGGACAGCACATGTTGTTTGGACATACTACTGTGTGGCAAG AACAAAGAGATTTGGACTAGCTTTCAAGGTTGTGGTGTTGATATGTCTGCCTCTTCCTTTGTTACTCTGCCCAGTACTTGGTATTGTTGGTAGCATTTTAGGTGGAATTGGATATGGTTTTTTTGCTCCTCTTTTTGCAACTTTTGAGGCTGTTGGAGAGAATTTTAAAGACAAAATTTACCATTGCTGCATT GATGGTAGTTGGTCAACAATTAAAACGAGCTGCACTGTTGTTGAGGATGTGACAGACTTTTGCTTTCACTCCTATTTTTCATACATGGATGAACTAAGAGAAAATTTACCTCCTCAAGAAAAGCCATTTGATATCAG ATTGTCATTATTACCATGTTGCTTGTTGGTGACCTTGGTGGGTGTGCCCTTGGATGTGGTTTTAATCACATCTATTGCTATATGGAAAAGCCCTTACATGCTGTTTAGAGGATGGAAGAGACTATTAGAAGATTTGATTGGACGAAAAGGACCTTTCTTAGAAACCGAATGCGTTCCGTTTGCTGGTCTTGCGATCATCCTTTGGCCTTTGGCTGTTATAGGAGCTGTTTTAGCAGCTACAATTTTCAGCATTTTTCTTGGCCTATACAGTGGAGTTGTTGTCCATCAG GAGGACTCGACGCAGATGGGGTTTGCTTACATTGTGTCTGTGGTTTCACTTTTTGATGAATATGTGAATGATTTACTCTTCTTGAGAGAGGGTTCCTGCCTTCCCAG GCCAGCATACCGTAAAAACATGAGGCATGCACTCGAGAAGAGAAACCATGAAGGTAGTGATCATAATTTGAAAAACTGGAGAGATAGTTCACAAAATTTGGAACATACACTACAACAAACCAGAAGTATGAAGTGGAAAATTCATCACTACAAACCTGTGCAG ATATGGGACTGGCTTTTCAAGTCATGCGAGGTAAACGGAAGAATAGTCCTCCGCGACGGTCTTATAAGTGTGAAGGAGATTGAGGAATGCATTTCGAAAGGCAATTGCAAAATATTAAGCACCAAGTTACCAGCTTGGTCTTTGCTCCAATGTCTTCTAACATCAGCAAAATCAAATTCAGATGGGTTGATTATAT CTGATGATGTAGAGCTGACAAAGATGAACGGACCAAAGGATAAAGTGTTTGAGTGGTTTATTGGTCCTTTACTGGTGATGAAAGATCAAGTTAAGAACCTTGAGCTGCAAGAAAGTGAAGAAACTTGTTTGAAAGAACTTGTTATGAGATGCAAAAATGATATACCTGAGGACTGGGATGGCACTGGATTCCCATCTGATGACAATGTTAGAAGAGCACAGCTGCAAGCCATAATAAGAAG GTTGCTAGGGATTGTGGCTTCGATGTCGCGGATGCCAACTTTTCGAAGAAGATTTAGGAATCTAGTGAAGGTTTTGTATATAGAAGGATTGCAGGCAAGTGCTTCAGCTAAAGAAAGCAACAATATTGATGAACCTTAG
- the LOC127083315 gene encoding uncharacterized membrane protein At3g27390 isoform X3, producing the protein MDSSAGLLTKLWSFISFLPFFFLLFILGITKGPIAFAIMLVGNSSVIIGLWTAHVVWTYYCVARTKRFGLAFKVVVLICLPLPLLLCPVLGIVGSILGGIGYGFFAPLFATFEAVGENFKDKIYHCCIDGSWSTIKTSCTVVEDVTDFCFHSYFSYMDELRENLPPQEKPFDIRLSLLPCCLLVTLVGVPLDVVLITSIAIWKSPYMLFRGWKRLLEDLIGRKGPFLETECVPFAGLAIILWPLAVIGAVLAATIFSIFLGLYSGVVVHQEDSTQMGFAYIVSVVSLFDEYVNDLLFLREGSCLPRPAYRKNMRHALEKRNHEGSDHNLKNWRDSSQNLEHTLQQTRSMKWKIHHYKPVQIWDWLFKSCEVNGRIVLRDGLISVKEIEECISKGNCKILSTKLPAWSLLQCLLTSAKSNSDGLIISDDVELTKMNGPKDKVFEWFIGPLLVMKDQVKNLELQESEETCLKELVMRCKNDIPEDWDGTGFPSDDNVRRAQLQAIIRRLLGIVASMSRMPTFRRRFRNLVKVLYIEGLQASASAKESNNIDEP; encoded by the exons ATGGATTCTTCTGCAGGTTTACTCACCAAATTGTGGAGCTTTATATCTTTCCTCCCTTTCTTCTTCTTGCTCTTTATACTTGGTATCACTAAAG GTCCAATTGCATTTGCTATTATGCTTGTtggaaattcatctgttataATTGGACTTTGGACAGCACATGTTGTTTGGACATACTACTGTGTGGCAAG AACAAAGAGATTTGGACTAGCTTTCAAGGTTGTGGTGTTGATATGTCTGCCTCTTCCTTTGTTACTCTGCCCAGTACTTGGTATTGTTGGTAGCATTTTAGGTGGAATTGGATATGGTTTTTTTGCTCCTCTTTTTGCAACTTTTGAGGCTGTTGGAGAGAATTTTAAAGACAAAATTTACCATTGCTGCATT GATGGTAGTTGGTCAACAATTAAAACGAGCTGCACTGTTGTTGAGGATGTGACAGACTTTTGCTTTCACTCCTATTTTTCATACATGGATGAACTAAGAGAAAATTTACCTCCTCAAGAAAAGCCATTTGATATCAG ATTGTCATTATTACCATGTTGCTTGTTGGTGACCTTGGTGGGTGTGCCCTTGGATGTGGTTTTAATCACATCTATTGCTATATGGAAAAGCCCTTACATGCTGTTTAGAGGATGGAAGAGACTATTAGAAGATTTGATTGGACGAAAAGGACCTTTCTTAGAAACCGAATGCGTTCCGTTTGCTGGTCTTGCGATCATCCTTTGGCCTTTGGCTGTTATAGGAGCTGTTTTAGCAGCTACAATTTTCAGCATTTTTCTTGGCCTATACAGTGGAGTTGTTGTCCATCAG GAGGACTCGACGCAGATGGGGTTTGCTTACATTGTGTCTGTGGTTTCACTTTTTGATGAATATGTGAATGATTTACTCTTCTTGAGAGAGGGTTCCTGCCTTCCCAG GCCAGCATACCGTAAAAACATGAGGCATGCACTCGAGAAGAGAAACCATGAAGGTAGTGATCATAATTTGAAAAACTGGAGAGATAGTTCACAAAATTTGGAACATACACTACAACAAACCAGAAGTATGAAGTGGAAAATTCATCACTACAAACCTGTGCAG ATATGGGACTGGCTTTTCAAGTCATGCGAGGTAAACGGAAGAATAGTCCTCCGCGACGGTCTTATAAGTGTGAAGGAGATTGAGGAATGCATTTCGAAAGGCAATTGCAAAATATTAAGCACCAAGTTACCAGCTTGGTCTTTGCTCCAATGTCTTCTAACATCAGCAAAATCAAATTCAGATGGGTTGATTATAT CTGATGATGTAGAGCTGACAAAGATGAACGGACCAAAGGATAAAGTGTTTGAGTGGTTTATTGGTCCTTTACTGGTGATGAAAGATCAAGTTAAGAACCTTGAGCTGCAAGAAAGTGAAGAAACTTGTTTGAAAGAACTTGTTATGAGATGCAAAAATGATATACCTGAGGACTGGGATGGCACTGGATTCCCATCTGATGACAATGTTAGAAGAGCACAGCTGCAAGCCATAATAAGAAG GTTGCTAGGGATTGTGGCTTCGATGTCGCGGATGCCAACTTTTCGAAGAAGATTTAGGAATCTAGTGAAGGTTTTGTATATAGAAGGATTGCAGGCAAGTGCTTCAGCTAAAGAAAGCAACAATATTGATGAACCTTAG